The DNA segment CAGATAGATGTTCGCTGCAGCGTATTGCAGTTCAGATTTCGGGGTCAGCAGGTCCCCTTCCTCCCGCAGCAGACTGGTGACCAGCGTTTCAAGATCGTCGTCTTCTTCAATCAGAGCGGCACGGTCTGCCAGTGCACGGAGCCTGGAGCTTTCCCCCGGCCTGAAGTCTGAAAGGTCTGGAACCTGACTGCCTTCAAGTGCAGCAATCAGGTCTGGGATGTCATCCACAGCAGCCAGAACCACGCCATCCTTGATGTCCTGAAGCTGCCCCACCAGTTTGCTGAGGCGGTCTTTCCGGTAAGCGGTTGCTGGCCCTTCCTCCAAAAATGTGCCAATTTCTGTGTGGTATTCCAGCATGTGGTTCAGGGTGTTTTCACTGTGAACGCTCTGGGCGGTCAGGGGTTGCCTCAGGAACCCGACAAGTTCAGCATCGAGTTTCTGTCTCCTCTGAATCAGTTGCTTGCCCTGAGCATACTGATTCAGGATGTCAAACATCTGCGCTTGATCCTGCTGGCTCTGGGCATCATCTTCTGCCAGCATGGTGCAGGACACTCCAGCCGTTTCCAGGGCAAATTTCAGGGGATGCTCGGGGGTCATGAAGACC comes from the Deinococcus cellulosilyticus NBRC 106333 = KACC 11606 genome and includes:
- a CDS encoding tetratricopeptide repeat protein; translated protein: MIQFIADLGEFHRLHAAYNTSTVIEVLRWMGVQQVYSTVFMTPEHPLKFALETAGVSCTMLAEDDAQSQQDQAQMFDILNQYAQGKQLIQRRQKLDAELVGFLRQPLTAQSVHSENTLNHMLEYHTEIGTFLEEGPATAYRKDRLSKLVGQLQDIKDGVVLAAVDDIPDLIAALEGSQVPDLSDFRPGESSRLRALADRAALIEEDDDLETLVTSLLREEGDLLTPKSELQYAAANIYLAVGDLESARSLLFDAAHGVKDDPRYLPGLIFARLGQVRDALGDRENAMRAYQAVLALSYAPEVAIETAKQGMQEAFNMDGLEPSEETK